The Cotesia glomerata isolate CgM1 linkage group LG9, MPM_Cglom_v2.3, whole genome shotgun sequence region ataaaaagaaaattttaacaataattaacaaataaaattaatgaaatattatttttttgcatttcgaTTCCGAAGATTCTTTTTTTGTTGAGGTTTTGGAGGAAATTTCGACGGATAAAACATCGCTGGCAAACGCTTCCAGCAAATTAAAGCTGGTGTAAGTGCCTTGTTGTCGATCAACGGCCATGGAGGATTAGAAGCGGTTTCAAACTCATCTTGGCAGAAGATAACTTCAAGGTCAATTGtatttttcctaaaattttaaatctatttatggatctattcctataatttaaaatctaattatGGATTTTCAGTAAACATACCCCTTTGATTGTTGATCGGTCTCCCTGTAAATATTAGCAAACGCTCCATTTCGCGGAGTGTGTCGCAAAAGATAGCGTCCTGGTGACATTTTTGTCATAGTGTCAGCGACGTTGTATATAATGGGATATGCGTCTTCGCCTTTGACACTGTAAAGGCGATTCAGTTCATTGCTGATAGAAACTGTTGAGCGAGTTTCTCGTTGAATGTACTCCAAGGTTTTTGCTGACATTCGAactgaaaaattcatttgattaatttttcctttttcaaatatttttttaattaaagaaatatcgCGTTTCAGATGCCATAAGAGCGTATACCGGTAAAAGGTCCCGGTGAaaagccataagggcgtataaaaaattttttttcgagaaTCAACGTAGTTTCGTCTAaaatgtgcagaaatgcaaaaaaaaaaattttatacgcccttatggctcccgggacccacctcggatgccataagggcgtataataaaaattttgtattttttttccaagtccaagaaaatttttagtcaggaaaaaaaacttttttttttgcatttctgcacgtttcatacaaaaatacgtcgattcccaaaaaaaaatttttttagtacgcccttatggcatccgagATGGGTCCCgggtgccataagggcgtataatttttatacgcccttatgacATCTGTAAcgcgatatttttattattaaataattacctcgCAGAAGAGTTGTATCTGGTGTAAAAGCTAAAGAAATCCACTGTCTTGCTCCTTCTTCTATTGTAACCGCTTCAGCGCCtaaatataattgattttCTAATTTTGGTGCAAGTTTTATTCGATTTATTTCATCATTTCTTGATTTctgcattaataaaaaaaaaaaaaaataacaattaaaataataataataataatgataataataataaatgtacaaaattttaatgtcattattattattattaattgaagagTTCAGTAATTCAAAGCCAACTttcccgatccaaattgatagtagactaaatttttattttcattaaattttaatttttatttattaactattttcaCCACACTATTGTCGGTATGAGCACTCATACCATCCTCGGGTGAATATCTTTTTTCAgtaaccaaaaaaagtttcactgagtaaaaatataacatctttgcttaatcttaattaaataaagatttttaattgttagatatattcacccGAGGATGGTATGAGTGCTTATACCGAAAATAGTGTGGagaaaatagttaataaataaaaattaaaatttaataaaaataaaaatttagtctactatcaatttggatcgggaaAGTTGGCTTTGAATTACTGAACTCTTCAATTAGTGAAATCAGCGATCTTCGGAATAAgtggaaaattattattattgttgttgttgttgttgttattattattattgaattttttaataatataataaaaatttacctcAATTCCATCAATTTTAGTTCTCACCAACAATTTATaatctttttgaattttacttTTCATAAGTTCATTTTGTGGAGATCCACCAGATccaatttcataaatattatactGATACTGTTCGCACCAAACTCTATCCGAGTCTTCAACCGAAGTATCAGGATCTCTCCAGTTCGGTGGTCTTGAATGCAGTAAGTTATCCTGAGTATTAGCATCAGGACTATCAGGAACAAGAAAAAAGCTCTTAAGAATGTACTTAGCAAcccatgaatttttttgtaaaacatTTTTCACCATAGGCGGCAATGGTTTGCCAACAAAGACAACATTTTTGTTGTTAATTTCCTTGACTTCAACAGGAAGGATCCAATTGTTCGCGTAGGAAGGATCAATATTGATAGCCAGACAATTTAACCCTGATTGGGTAATCACCAGATCAACATTGTGTTCCTTGGCTAAGTTCTCAAAATTACTGTCCAAGTCTCCTAAGAATAATTGAGAGTTTTTATCTCTAAAGTATCTGGCCTCGATCACCTTTGAGTACCGGTCTAATACATAACGTCGCTCTGGGTCCGGGAACAACAACAATGGCAAGTTCTCCTggaataaaattgattaaattaataaattataattttattaaatataacaaCTTAAACTAGCagctttgcagtcactatgtgactgcggtgatttgtgaactataaataaaaaaattttgctttattaaacaatgacttttgttaaattgcactgtactttctttactattgacgttttcaaagatataagctcatcccgatgttacactcatcaagagcttttatttaagtacccacatggcaatttttatatatttttcatatatacatatatatatataaatatataaaatatatgaaaaattgatgtgggtacttaaatgaaaggtctcgatgagtgtaacatcagaatgagcttatatctttaaaaatgtcaatagttgacaaggtataagatcatttcttaattattgacatttttaaagatataagcttatcccgatgttacactcatcgagacctttcatttgagtacccacatggcaattttgatatatttttcatatatacatatgtatgatatatataaatatatgaaatatatgaaaaattgatgtgggtactcaaatgaaaggtctcgataagtgtaacatcaagatgagcttatatctttaataatgctaatagttcacaagatacaaggtcatttcttaattattgacattttcaaaaatataagctcatcatgatgttacattcatcaagacctttcatttgagtacccacggcaaattttatatatatatatatatatatatatatatatatatatatatatatatatatatatatatatatatatatatatatatatatatatatatatatatatataatatatataaatatataaaatatataaaaaattgatgtgggtactcaaatgaaaggtctcgatgaatgtaacatcgggatgagcttatatctttaaaaatgtcaattgttcacaagatacaaggtcatttcttaacattatgtatttagagatagagcattttttaatgcagCCTAAAAACTTATCATATTAAATTGACTATAGGttaaaatgatatgaaaccttgaaaaggcacaaaatcaaatcaagacctttgcaatgactctaaattttactaaaaaaaccaatttcatcatatgactatcctggagacaaaatttttcttatcctcttaataatatagatagtttaaatataatatctatgtatattaataatatagataattgaaattatttaattaccaCATCAATGACAGTtgatacaaaattattttttatcttaaattctGAAGTAAATGGAATATTCCCAGCTTCCAAATAATGCCTATGCAGTTTACGAGctgattttaatttcttattccattttttattgataagatcttctcttattaatttaatcagaTCTGGGTTCCAATTATCCTTGCATAtatccaaataaattttctgttcTTCATCAATTAAATGTCTTAGAtcctgaaataaattaattatcgtaTCACAACACTGAAATCAGCTGAcactataatatttttttaacaagtaaattaattttaaaaaattgcatttataatttttaaaaatttctacttattaaatttttcatcataatttaattgataaaaaaaactcaccaTATAGGCTTCTAATTCAGGTTTCATTTGCGATAAATTAGTACTAGTATAAATCTTTACTCCAAGTGCTTGTTGCTCAGCAGTCAAACTAGAAGATCTAGGAAACCTGATGTCAAGTTTTTTAGGCACCCCAGGAACGTAACCCCTCGGCAATTCAATTTCCTGCTCTACAGAATCATCCGCTTCCTTCTTGCgtcttttcaaatttttctccACATTCTGCTTAGCCATCATTGCTTTATAAGTTTTAACATCATCCGGTGTTATCTTatcaatgtattttttataagcgTCTTTGGTAGGATCCACTAACATCTCACGGATTAATTGGTACATGACACTTGTACTCTCTAACCTatcttcattaataaatacatcATCCACTACGTCACTTGTTGGCGGATtcctgaaaattaattaattatcattcatcaatcaaattattatgtcaattaataataattaataaaacttaccagtcaatttttaaaaagtcttCCATCTTCAAACGTTTTACACACGTGAGTTGtgattacatttattattattattactctttctttaaaattctagggactttttttttagtattttatttccaaatttttatttatagtaactttttatttaaaaaataagaaatgttaGAACCTTTTTATCAATaagattgataattaattttaacaattatttaataatcaaaatttataacaatagaTATAAAATTGACAACTGttagctaacttcagtatcatcaattatttttaatactgaagttagccgtcagctgtcaattttaaaaatttttttaacaaatcaattacaataaaaaaattcttttaaaaattttcacttgtaatttttatgaatatcaagttagccgacatctaaaaattttaacaatttttttttattaaaaaaatttattacaaaaaaataaaaaaaattttcatttgtaaaaaatttaaaaaaagtgcaattttgtaaaaatattttttagttctaatttaataaatgaataataattaaaaaattaaaaacgtcggctaactttagtattatgtaatttttattcatttttacatgtgggagtttttaattaattttttttaataataatttaattgttataaaattctaaaaaacttTCTAATGTCTGTCGATAACTTCAGtgtcttaattattttaattaatttaaaaatccatCATACTGAAGTCAGCTGACAGCTGtcactttttaaaattcttatacaataataaaattacttacaaaaatttttattaatttttaattaaatctttttttataataatttaaatgctaaaataatttctaatgtcTGTTAAGAACTTCAGTGTCACAAAAATCTTGAAATACTATGacattaaaatgaaaattaatttagcagatatttaataattttcagaaattttgttaacaaataaatcatagcaaaaaaaataaaaaaaaaaattgacatgtagaaaataaaaaaaataaaaaatgaaattttttgaaaataattttttagagttaatttaattgttaaataaaattaaaaatttgtcaagtgacagcctaactttaatgtcatacattaaagttagcagtctcgaccattttttaatttttttttaacaacccaagtgtcacaataaaaaaatgttgactttttgggagattttatttaacaagaagtcagaaatttataattgtcaacttaaattaaacaaaacattaccaaaaaaatttttgtgccgCTTGGGAAATAAATttggtttgaaaaattatttttaaaaaattgcatttttaattttttactaaaatttctacgtcaatttttttttctaaatcatttttgccataattaatttgttaaaactatcaaatatctgctaaattaattttcattgaaatactttgaagaaaaagaattAATCATGTTGCCTAGCAACCTTCAGCATATCAATGCGCGCGCAAATTGAGTATTTTACAttgtaagtaataaaaaaaaattaaattttatatattgtaatCGCTAGTAATATACCACGTAATGTCACAACaagcattaaatttttaactaatcacCAATGCAATCGATTTTAACAATGTGTAATTTAGTTACGACGATACATGCAACTACAGTGTATAAAAACTGACACAATAaagtaaaaacaaataaactaaataaattattaacaaataaattaaattgtttagtaTGAGTAGCAAAGGAAATGTATTGCTCAAAAGTACATCACAAGAGTCTAAAATTCGCGATGAGCGTAAAAAAGTCGGGAAGAaagaggaagaaaaaaaactagCTGTCAAGAAAGACAGCACGGCGATGAAAGAAACTAAATCTAGCAGTCGCAGAGCTGTAAGTAATAAAGCTGTCAATGCTCCAAAGAGTTTAAGTGGGTCCAGGACTCAGACAGTTGCCAGTGGAGCTAGAAGTAAATTGACAAAACAAACTAGCGAAGAAAAGAGAGGCGTAAGTACAATTTTCATGCCtagcaaaaaaagttatacTTCCAAATCtagtaataaaaaagatgTCCAGCCCAAGAGCAAAGAGCGAATGCCTTCAAGAGAGCGGAAGAAATCCCGGACTCTCAGTCCCAGTGAAGTTAAGATGCTCAACAGAAATTTAAACATGGACGTAGCTCAGGAGCCGGAGTATGAGTATGAAGATGACTTTGAAGACTACGAGTCTGATTTCCAAGAGTGCACAGACTCAGAAGCTTCTCAGGTgagatgacattaaagttaccaattacttgatcatttttaggtagatttcatagaaatcaatCAATCttttgcattggtcctcatgtcGGAATTTACTCAGAATTTTGTCGTAATATCTCTTAACTAGTCGaataaagctcaaaaataacattagttaaaatattatataataatatgtaatataacgcGAGATGTTACCGCGATTGTGTCTACAATTCTTGACGGATCTAGATGAAATTTGTTACACATATTCTTTGGATAATAACCTTGAATGAGTTCGAAGATGAAATCCATCCATAAGTTTAACAATGGcagctcttcaaaattatcaaaatagttaaaatcaCGTTTTCGGTAACTTTATTGAtgtataacttttaattaaaaagagaTGGCTAATCTTTGATAAATCTATGTGAAAACTCATGAAATGACCTTCAATTTGACGTATAtaacattgacattttgactatttttagttattttatcaaagttaagagttctattgaaccattttcaggCAATGTGTAGTACTTACAACCGACTTAtgtatgttaaaataaatttcattccaTGTCAATCGAAAGTTATTGAGACAAGATGAGAATTtattctatgaaatctaccttccattCCGGGTATGGCCGAATggcgtatttttttttttttttaacaaatagattttttccaaaaaattatttttaaaaaatttcattttttactttttaaaattttgaaatatcaatttttttttccattttttatttgttaaaaaaattctaaaaattattaaatatctgaattaattttcattcagGTGAGTGACGAATCCGAAAGTGCCAGTATAGACCCTGAAGAGCCCGTAGAGCTTCAGGCAGCGCTTAAGCCTGAAAAAATACTCCCTAATATAATTCCGCCTCGGAAGTACGTCGAGGAGGAGCACATGTTGGACTCGGGGCACTACGAACTCCAAGAAGCTCGCAGAAGAGCAGCTAGGATTGACCTAATATCCGCCAGCCGTTCAAGGAACCCACCTCAAGCGATCCAGCGGCCGATTGTCTTCAGCGACGACACCAAGCCCTCGGAAATAAAATCCTTGCCTTCTTCTGCTGATGAAGGCTTCGAGGACGGGCGCTCTGGAGACTTTGGCAAGTCTCCGGTAATTCCACAAGCTCTTACTTGTGACCCTGGAAgcgttaaaaaaaagaatatcaaACAGTGGGCTAGAGGCAAGCAAATCTTGCAGATGATCAAGCTGGATGTCGTAGAGTGGTCGCTGTTCGAGTGTGCTCCAGTCGCTTATGAAGAGTTTATTAGAATTCATGGTAAAATCAACACGAGACAGACTTACACGCAGACCAATGAAGACAATCTGAGTGTCGAGGTCCAGACTGAGGAGATAGACTCCAGGAACATGTGGACCCAGTTCCCCGTTGTTTGTAGGAGTAGTTTGAAAAGTGGAGAAGATATTAAAATGTTCACCAGAGAATTGGTCGGAGTCGGTGGTGAAGACACTGAACCAGTTGAGAGAATTCATTATGATATCTTGCAGCTGAATGAATTTCTGAACAATGCTGGAAAGCTGATGCTTGCTTTGCTTGAAGGAAAAGCTTCCAATGTTGATACAAGTATTGATACCAATGAAGTTCCCATGCCGTTTAGCGACCAGACTATCAAGCTATCCGTAGCAAATGTTAACTTCTTGTCCAACAGACCTGTCACGATGATCCGGTACTCGGAGATCTCCAGCAGGATATTGGTGACTATTCACGAGCCAGCTGATGAAGATATTGAAACAGCGGCTAGCGAGTTTGTCACCGACTGCTGCATAGGCTGTCGCTGGAATGTTGGCGAGCCTTTTAGAcctaccaaaattttttactcttcTAGCAACATCTCCGCGTGCTGCTTCCATCCGACGAATTATAATATTGTCTTCGCTGGTCTAGAAGACGGCTCGATTAGTCTCTGGGACTTGGCAGAAGACGAGGATTATCACAGAAGGGTTTtagatgttgataaaaaaattaactgggTCGTTCGTGGTCCTACTTTTAATTCCGGGGGGAATTTTGAAGAGACTTCTTCGAAGATTGTCGCTCTGACGGTGATCTCCAAGGTTGAGGAGGAGATTGATGGTAAAAATGAATTCATGCCGATTCAGATTTGTAGTTTGGACGAAGATGGGAGCTGTGTTGTCTGGAGTGTGCTGAAGAACTTTGAAGGAAGTGTTGCTAATCACCTGGGACAGTCTTGGTGGGGAAAACTTAAGCTTGTTAAGAGTCACGAGGTTCCGATGCATTTAGATAAACATTTCAAGTTGAATAACTTCCGGGGATTCACTGATGTCAAGATTGATAGCTTGGATTCTGATAGGCTCTATGTTGCTTCCAATGTCAACAGAGTGTTGCATGTCACACGCATTGACAAGAAGCCGCAGCCGCTTGGTTATAATGCTACTGgtcagaaattttatttattgcttgTTATGTAAGGTTTAATTGTTGGTGATggtgatgattttttttttagattgcaCTGGAGGTATGACCTGCATTGAAACTTGTCCGTTTAATCAGCCATTCTTCCTAGCTGGGTGTCAAGACGGGACTGTTTGTCTCTACTCCTCGATGATAGAAAGACCGCTTCTACAATTGAGGAATTTAAACAGCACTGCCGCTATTAAGATTATTCAATGGTCTCGCTCGAAACCGATGACTATTTTTATCCTTGATAATGACTCgtggtaattttattttttttttttatttttatactactcaggaaaaaaattgtgaagttTAAATTagcacttgataatttttttattttattttataaattttttctgaaaaatttcatttttttcttgcaattatttatttattataaaaattattgaatatttgctcaattaattttaacattaaattcaacagtcatttaataattttgtttaataaattgtgttctaaaaaattatttataaaaaaattagatttttattttttttttaataatttatttaacacaaaaattattaaatatttgctcaattaatttaaatataattatgacattaaatttagcagcCACGTgattatttcttcaattttttttaacaaataaatttgttttaaaaaattgaattcttaatttttaaaatttttttttttgccataatttattcaaaaattctaaaaattattaaatatctgctaaattaatttaaaaaaaaattaaattgaatcaattaaattattttgaaaaattttttgatttgagtaaaataatttttgaactgaaaaatttttttctaaatttttttatagtttaagaaaaaaaaatacttaaattattaatttttttttaggattcATATTTGGGATTTGAGTAAAAGTGATATTTTTCCAACCCATAGTATATCTCCAGGAAAATATTCTCATGTTGATAGCATGCAGTTGTCACCTTGTAAAAGTAATAacgatttaattaatcaatacaTGGCGCTTGGTTTAAATAACGGTAATGTAGAAATCCATAAGTTCAATAAACAATTTCAATATTCCatcaaagaagaaatttcaacggaattaaaaattcttataaattatttatctgtttgttaaaagattttttttttacaatcacTCGACTCCGTCCGTTCAATTTTTAGCACTTAAATTCTACATCAGTGATAgactgaatttataaaataaaatatttataagattAAGCACCGTGTAATTATGTagaatattatataaatctgATTACTTTGtatactaaatatttaacgaacttgtgttaaaataaaagtacatttttattggaaaatatatttggtatctttaaaaaatatcacatagACTTTGAATAAACTGttaagaatattaaaatagttaagtaaaaaatataactatttGCGCGTAAACTTACACTACTGCAGgcgtaattattattagttttattaagTTGCTCCAGAATGTCCTGATAATTTCTCGGTAATCGTATGTGATCGGTGTCTGCTTGCAGACTGTGActtttttcctaaaaataatctatattattctCGCTgaatctctagatacataat contains the following coding sequences:
- the LOC123271553 gene encoding uncharacterized protein LOC123271553; the encoded protein is MEDFLKIDWNPPTSDVVDDVFINEDRLESTSVMYQLIREMLVDPTKDAYKKYIDKITPDDVKTYKAMMAKQNVEKNLKRRKKEADDSVEQEIELPRGYVPGVPKKLDIRFPRSSSLTAEQQALGVKIYTSTNLSQMKPELEAYMDLRHLIDEEQKIYLDICKDNWNPDLIKLIREDLINKKWNKKLKSARKLHRHYLEAGNIPFTSEFKIKNNFVSTVIDVENLPLLLFPDPERRYVLDRYSKVIEARYFRDKNSQLFLGDLDSNFENLAKEHNVDLVITQSGLNCLAINIDPSYANNWILPVEVKEINNKNVVFVGKPLPPMVKNVLQKNSWVAKYILKSFFLVPDSPDANTQDNLLHSRPPNWRDPDTSVEDSDRVWCEQYQYNIYEIGSGGSPQNELMKSKIQKDYKLLVRTKIDGIEKSRNDEINRIKLAPKLENQLYLGAEAVTIEEGARQWISLAFTPDTTLLRVRMSAKTLEYIQRETRSTVSISNELNRLYSVKGEDAYPIIYNVADTMTKMSPGRYLLRHTPRNGAFANIYRETDQQSKGKNTIDLEVIFCQDEFETASNPPWPLIDNKALTPALICWKRLPAMFYPSKFPPKPQQKKNLRNRNAKK
- the LOC123271985 gene encoding cytoplasmic dynein 2 intermediate chain 1, producing the protein MQLQCIKTDTINMSSKGNVLLKSTSQESKIRDERKKVGKKEEEKKLAVKKDSTAMKETKSSSRRAVSNKAVNAPKSLSGSRTQTVASGARSKLTKQTSEEKRGVSTIFMPSKKSYTSKSSNKKDVQPKSKERMPSRERKKSRTLSPSEVKMLNRNLNMDVAQEPEYEYEDDFEDYESDFQECTDSEASQVSDESESASIDPEEPVELQAALKPEKILPNIIPPRKYVEEEHMLDSGHYELQEARRRAARIDLISASRSRNPPQAIQRPIVFSDDTKPSEIKSLPSSADEGFEDGRSGDFGKSPVIPQALTCDPGSVKKKNIKQWARGKQILQMIKLDVVEWSLFECAPVAYEEFIRIHGKINTRQTYTQTNEDNLSVEVQTEEIDSRNMWTQFPVVCRSSLKSGEDIKMFTRELVGVGGEDTEPVERIHYDILQLNEFLNNAGKLMLALLEGKASNVDTSIDTNEVPMPFSDQTIKLSVANVNFLSNRPVTMIRYSEISSRILVTIHEPADEDIETAASEFVTDCCIGCRWNVGEPFRPTKIFYSSSNISACCFHPTNYNIVFAGLEDGSISLWDLAEDEDYHRRVLDVDKKINWVVRGPTFNSGGNFEETSSKIVALTVISKVEEEIDGKNEFMPIQICSLDEDGSCVVWSVLKNFEGSVANHLGQSWWGKLKLVKSHEVPMHLDKHFKLNNFRGFTDVKIDSLDSDRLYVASNVNRVLHVTRIDKKPQPLGYNATDCTGGMTCIETCPFNQPFFLAGCQDGTVCLYSSMIERPLLQLRNLNSTAAIKIIQWSRSKPMTIFILDNDSWIHIWDLSKSDIFPTHSISPGKYSHVDSMQLSPCKSNNDLINQYMALGLNNGNVEIHKFNKQFQYSIKEEISTELKILINYLSVC